From the genome of Magnolia sinica isolate HGM2019 chromosome 12, MsV1, whole genome shotgun sequence:
aaagtgggcccaatcaTGTAACCCTCATTTATATCCAGGTGGGCATCAACATCGGTccataaatacattaagatgggcctaatcacatgggcattatattcatcaagtgggccacatcaatgggcagcactaatgggccttatgcacattataatgggctacgCCAAGAGACCCTAactatatcaaataggccacatctAAAtacaagtggtgataatgattttcaccatttaaaattcccaaggcccaccaaatcatgtatttcccatccaatctgatcataaggtttcACGGACCCGAATTAAGAgggaaagcaaatatcatattggtccaaacctgGTAGCCccaagagttttaatggtggacaatcaaactcattgtttcctgtaatatgacccacttgatcctagatctgtcttatatatatatatatatatatatatatatatatatatatatatatatatatatatatatatatatatatatatattccatcacaagccttaaaataatttgaacggtttggatgaaacacatgcattatggtgggtccatatggatggacggcatagatgaaatacgacctcatggtggggtccatactaatggaaggtgtggatcacaatacatacatcagtgggtcccatgtggggcccaccatgacgtttattttccacccgacCCGTTGACAAGCTCACAGAAacgtggcccactgtaatgtttattttccttccaacctgttgatgaggtcacgtgggcctggggcccaccagaatgtttgtttgcatccaacctattgatagggtcacgtggacctgggggcccactgtaatatttgtttgccatccaaacctgttgatagggtcacacgtgacctgtgttgagggatccaaaacttctgaacccaaaaaaaaaggggtttgcaatggtatacattcaatcccactgtctcctatagtgtgggccacctgagctccacatTGAGCTAGtttttggggtggggcccactgccctcacgggccatcaaatgcatggtgttgatgtgggatccacatcacagtggggccacagCTAGGACCCATGCTTTGGGCCAGCAcatgcattacggtggggcctGCCTGGCAACGCACagcgcagcagcgcctgctgcacgcGTCAGCGGCAGCAGGTGATGCTGTtgtgttttatatattttttttttaaaaaaaaagggaatttcattgtttttcccaggtggggcccgcatcaggtagatctaGCCCAGCCATTAGTCTTCATAGCTCTAGACAAACCCATCAAGTCTaatattggatgggttttgaTGTATAGCAACATTAGAGTGTATTTCAACGGTCAAAAAAACTtatttgctatgttatggcccactagaaactCGGATTGAgttctttttttggctcaacgcttaaaatgagctgagggacagaatagacggtgtggattgaatcaatgcatcagggtggggcctgtgtgagcggcccacccaaaagccttaaaatcgttttttttttctggttgtCGTGtgaaccacgtccagcgtccccggATGACGCTGGACGAACGAAGTGAATATATAAATTCTTCAAAGGTGGGTctcacttggacgtggcccacctgacaggATCAACTTGACATTTGTGCTTTTCCTTTGCCTGAGACATGCCAGTGGGCCTGCAGCCGGACggtctagcaaggtgggcccaacaaaaggatggcatggataaaatacatgctccacggtggggtgcatcagggtgggccacacacacatcaaaagagaaaaagtgagagaaaaagagagagggagatcaggtagcggagggaccccaccactatgggcccctcaattcATCAAACCACATAAATAAATActagaaaacacccaccatttgcttcttcttgggctcctcttcctcatcttagctccaatgggacatgattcaacggtcgagatcgaTTTTGAAGGGTGGGGATatgagataggaaggtgggccacacctagctctctcatggagcattGGTCGTGGGTTGCttgagaggaaaaatgagagagagagagagagagagagggatgagagagaaaggtataagggagagagatgggtaagtaatgggtgagtgatgggtgagagttgactttaggaatgggtgttgtacttggggatgggtgtgagtgatggtgagtgatgggagtgtacttgacatttgatgtgatagattctcttggaatttgcaacacgcggtgttttccacgaactgaacgcgagcctacatctcctggtcagggtaccgcatcggcgtgcaagacgcggcatcggaaccgcggcgacggcgcagacgcactggtacaagtctcgggttgagccaactcagatcaACAGGACGTGACTCAAGattgcgcgcaaatgccgataatagaccgcgggtcgccgaaatttgatcgggaggaccgcggaagcctatggaatggtacgggctaggatacgggtcttacacaaccCACTAAAAGCATGAACTATAAGATCAATAGAGATAAtgcaaggagagaagaaaataaaatcttCAACTTATAGATCTGCCTTACCTTTAACATATTTGTTTTGTTTGCATGGCTGTAGTTCCTGTTGCACAGTATCCTGAAAGTGATTGATCTACCGTAAATAAAGCAAAtgttacttttctttttttagccATCAAATGAGGAAATGTTTGTTAAATAAATAGGGATAGAACATAGATGTCATCTCCAACAAACATATCCATGGATGAGTGCATCATATATTTAAAAGTAAAtagttaattattattattattttttatttcaggGAAGTCTCATACATTCAAAACAACATTTAGATGGTAATTCAAAAGAGAGCTATCTATACACTGCAACTGTAAAACACAATGTCAATTGCTGCTGGATGATAAGCTAGTAAAAAAACCATATGTTACAATAGCATTTCAATAGATATAACAGATTTGTAGAGATAATATGGAGGTTTACATATTAAGCAAAACAAACATCTAATGGCAAGAGGTTTGCTAGCCCAACATGCACCTTCACGATAGCACAAACATGGCACATCTGAATGTCTATAAGGTGCGGCCGCTGTGCATATTACCTAATGTAAAAAATCAGGCTTgcctgctcatcaggtgggccacacatgtgcatTAAATGTGGAATTTGGACCTATAATGTTCCCATCTGTATTTCTTATTAGTTACATTCATCGAAGTGAATAAACAGAGGAGGAATGCCTTATCTGCACAAACACATGGTCTAAAGTGATATGTGTGTGGGATCACTGCCTCCAATGAGGTGGATCAATGTTGATTGTTCCCCTCCCATATATCAGGCTAGTccactcatggatgggccaaaaaAGTATGAATGAAACAGGGAGATTAAATGTGCAACAGTGGTACACgttattggttgaagcatttcttcaaataaCTAACATGCAGATGTCAGCGGCCATGGACAACAGTGGATATGGCTGCCGCTGCGATGGTTGCTGCCCAAATTTTGATAATCGAAAGGGGACatgagagagacagagatgaagggagagagattgagagaaagTACCTtcgattttctcttctttcttctacttTCTTCAATTGTTGGAGAGAGATCGAAGAAGGAACAACACGTTGAAGAAAACGAGGGAAAGAGAGATCGAGACAGAGGGATGAGAGGGACATCGAGAGGgggagggagaggaagggagagagatcgagagagtatgagggagagagatcgaggacgggagagggagagacgagacggcggagagggagagggagagggagagatagtGAGAGGtaaagagaaacagagagagggcttTTCATTTTAAGTCGGCCGAGCATCTGGCAGTTGGTGATGGCCGCCGGTAAAAAAGCGCCGGATATTCTCCACTTTCCTATAGGGAGCTGGTAGAATTGGAATATTGCAGATCGATTCCCCATAGTACAAGTGGCAGTGTATTGAATCAATCAGGTCCATCCATCCAGTGGCCCCTACCTTGAATAGATAACCTTTCCAAACACACAATTATCTAATCATCCTGTACGTCTGGAATGGACGGATGCGAGATGAAAATAGATCATTCCCAAACAATAATTAATGGGAATTAGAGAACATAAGCCACCATCATTCTTAATGGATATTTGTAGTCGTTCAAACTTAGCTAATAGAATTGATGTGGATGAGACACGCGCATTGGATCATGCTTTATGGATGATCCTAATCGTTGATTTCATGTGGTGGATGTTAGTGTTGAATTTTCATCTCAATGTCCaaaattcaactatttatattaatgATTCCAACCACCCAATCACCGTCAGCTATGAATTCTGGGCCATCCACTGCAAGAAAGAAGATGGAAGTGCTCTAGTCAAATCATCTCTTCATGTGCGGCCCTATGGTGTGATAAATACTGCAGACGAGATCATGGGAAATTTATACAAGTTTCAGAACGAGGTTTTGTGTTCTCTTCCCTTTCCATGCTATCCAAGGAAGAAGAGATGCATATTTTCCAACTatctttcattcttctttttctcttccatTCCCTCTCTCAAGCATAACAGTACTTCTACGATGAGTTCTACTACTCTTAACTGCTCAGTAGCTGAATTACACTCCTAATACAACCTTTGAAACTAATCTCAACACCCTTCTCCCCATTCTAACTTTCAACGCTCATTTTGTCACTTTCTTTTACACTGAGAGGGGTGGAAATCCCAACACTGCCTTCGGCCTCTTCCTTTGTAGAGGGGATGTTTCTTTTGACACCTGCAATGCCTGCGTCAACCAGGCGACTCAAGATATCAAACAGAAGTGTCCCAACAGGAGAGAAGCAGTCATATGGTATGATATCTGTATGCTGCGTTACTCAGATCATAACTTCCAATCCGTGTATGATCCatcaatatatgtgtgtgtgtttgcgctcgacctcacgataagctcccgtgaggtcgagctgtgtgggccccatcgtgatgcgtgtcgaccatcaacactgtccatttgatggctcccctctaaattatgggatatcccaaaaatcagcggtatacagaactcaggtgggccataccatctaatatCATATGAatacaccgttaaaacatataaaagcacttggtggggcccgcctgagttttgaatgctgctgaaacttggtctaaaccctcatccaagtgggacacacataatggatgggctggatttgaaaccacatctcggtgggcccaaaaaatgattatgaatgttttgatggtgcacggcccctccccacttctgtatgtggtgtggcccacacaagtcaccgattgacttgatttttgagacctaggcccacgatggaatggtgcatctgactgatggggtagatgttcgaaacgcatcacggtggggctcacacagctcgacctcatggaacaTTGGCTTTTCTCTTTTACCTAGGCACTAGAACTGGCCACGACAAAATCTAACACAAAATACTTGCCTGCCGACATGGTCCCACCCAATACTACCAGGGTTTTACAACTTGATTTCTGAGTGCAACTTGTCTTAGTATCAGAGCACGTCGCATCCCCGATACTGATACAACTCATCCTATACACGACGAGTCGCacggatgaaaaataaaaataaaaatatgattgTTCTGACTTATCTGACCACGTTTGAGCCGTTCATATTGGTCTGACATGGTTTGAATTGGTGCAACTCTTCCTGATTCAAAACAAGTCAGGATGAGTTGAGACCAAGTCATCAGATTGTGATGTATAGGTGGTCTGATTTAAACCACCCCCACCAAAATTGATATGACTTGAGTGactttcaagtaggcttacacaattcaaaaccccacactctgagttttctggatcacctcagacaaatcaaaacagagagatttttctggcataatttcaatgaaaccaaaatacagaaatttacaataatgtaaaatacctggatattctctttttgatgaagcctagaccggaagaaccaaattcgagtagaagttcaacgtagaagttcaatgtccaaactcacttaagaaatggttctagattctaaattgatattaaattaaatcaagttgggctagctctatttgattttgattccaagcaaAGGGTAagactcaatcccttcttcaaatgtgattgaaagaaaaaatacaaaatcaaatataataaagctaaattaagagaatattaaatgagcacaatattgCTTAAAATgattactaacttatctctcagagtggcatattgatttagcttgaattgaatgaaaattttttaaattcgtgctctatttataagtaaagaAATCGCGTTCATGACTGGTCCCGAGAacaccatgactggtcgtaggaccaacaaaattttaaaatttagagcacgataagataaagccgttccacgactggtcgtaggcattgcacgaccggtcgagggacctccacaactggtcgtatgGAACTAGatttagttactggactttgagtcaaggctataggactggtcgagaattgttcacatgaccagtcgagcagtcttcatgactagtcgagggttaacaaaaaatttcaaaattttgcaatAAACATAGGtctagtcgaggaatttcttggactagtcccagtgctaggactagtcgaacagagtccaagactagtcgagaaatagtctattcacttataaaatgatataattgaattatgtattcaaaatgacctaccctatggacaatctagggtcattcataccttaaacatgatgtatgaacattaaaacttctttttcttcagttgatagtcgttctttgaaattcacgaagcttgagatcttgtcataggatgaagctttaACTTAcgtctcttgaagcttgaaattgactaacgttaaagcttgaacttgagtatcaaaatctaggaaggttgtcttgacttgtacgaagctttgaaaatcttgaactattgaagcttgaaagcttgaattcacgaTTGATGTTGTACATggacatgaacaagtaatcttactTTTGAAGTTTTTGATCTAAAGACCcttgtccttgagagatgcacagacttcattatgtagatgagctatgaaagacacagattccaagagaggttttggcactacaaaatttgacaattataggaactagaaaccatagcacttacattcttaaaataagattggaatagagaactcaaaatcaaatacaaaaaagtaataaaataattttaaatactgACCATTTTGCTTTTCAAACGTGGGGACAAGTTTTCTCAAAGTAGTCACTTGAATTTCTTGGAAtggaataaaaaattgaaaatcatcctcaatttataggcaaaaaaactgttcactcgattggcccAGAGGTTAGTTCAACTGGTCGaaagaccaacaaacttttgaaaattcgggcatgataagataagactgttccacgactggtcgagtgactgGTACGACCGGTTGAGTGGCCTGCACGACCCGTCGACCCCTGCTCTCGACTGGTCATGTTCAACccattttggttgctggactttgagtcgagcctactcgactggttgagcactgttcactcgactggtcaagcagtctccaggactggtcaaggatttaacagaaaatctaaaaaatcacaacaaaccttggactggtcgagaaaattcttagactggtcaagctagtactaggactagttgaaaagaggctaagactagttgagaataAGCGtataaaaattatataatgacccaaattaagtatgcaattagtatgacctaacctatggccaatttagggtcattcataccttaaaggTGAAATATGAACATCAAAACAACGTTCGCTTCAGTAGATAGATTATCATGAAGTACTTGAAACTTGTCATCtggaagtactttgaagcttgacaatgTATATatgaagatgagcttgaacttgagacttgactttcaacttgagtgaagcacattgtcttgatatatTTGAAACATGAAAACTTGATCTAGTTCTTGAGCTTCTTGTTCATGAACTTCTTGACCTTGTACTCGAGATGCTTGAACTTGAATATATAGATGatctacacaagacacagattccaagaggttttggcactacaaaatttgacagctagaaaacatagcacttacaatctccccctttgtcaaatttgtgacaaaatatacttcaataaaataagataagcataatacgaataataaagaatcatgcaccaccaGTTAAGGAACCAAATAGCAAACcaaatactccccctcaatataTTACTCCATAGAATTCAAGAGGAGAAATTTAGGAGAAATTGGCAAGAAATTTGCTACCTAGCCATTGCTACTTAACCACTTTTCCACATCATACATCGACTCATAGAATCGAATATCATAGACATGAAATAGTCATATCAacataaattctccccctttttatcacaaaaaagacaaaggaaagaaTAGATAAATGAAGATGGAATCTAAAGAGTAAGAAGTAATGATGAAGAAAGGTCAAGAGAACATAAATAATGGAAGATAATCATTCAAAAAAGTCCACAATATGTCCAagcatataaagaaatccaaatataaaagttattacatatcagaaaGTTAAAACTGTCTGAACCAGAAGAAGGtacaggtatggaaggatcaatttgatgtagtcccttgttaatgcgcctcaaatatttgcgcatatatttaaactgcaTTTCTTAAGACACATGCATACCTTTAACTTTTTCCTCAAGAAAACGTAAATGTTCATCAAAATCAGACGGTTGAAAATCAGAATCCgttgtagaatcagattcaatctcattaaagatgtcatcatattgatgtcatctgaaGGCAAAGCACCCTCTTCTACATTTGCTTCAGCTGCTCCACTAGCACCctcatcaacttggcctggagccaaTCTCAActtcatcttgtttatgtttgagttgttgaatggaagatgtttaataggagcctctccagcaggcatagccactaaactatgggtgactaaaacaatcataagataagcaaagagTATATCATTGTGACTTGGATGGAGAtggaactgaatcatgatataacagataagagaaggaagacacacGGAGACTCCAGTAACAATAAAATGAAcgagccatgaatgtagtaagctcggttttgttattagaatgaggatagacatttaaaatgaaaatccgatggagaaccctgtatctggctAACATAAACTTAGAAGCGAGCGCATTCCCCATACTCCATTctgcatccatattacataaaactctagtAAGCATTCTCTTCTCGGATTCTGATGGTTTTGCTACATGAGTATGgcttggaataccttcatcattgacaagtATCTCCATTAATCAAGAAATAATATGACAGTCCACtgcaattggaccttctctgatcataatagtaaatgtcagattATCAGAAGAGAATTCACTTATGCAAGCATATATAGCCTGCACAATGGAGCGGTATAACGGTCCACCTCaatgtaatatgttatcccatcctatagactgaaggagaggaacaacTCCAAATGGTACCAAATGGTCAGGATTAACAGTCCGTTCAATTATCACATTGTGCAAGCGAATATCCCGTACATTATTAGGATCTTCCTCTGGTGACCGAAGATGACGCACCGTGATAGGAgcggaatgagaagaagagggaccatgagatcctttcttcttgtttctaccctccattgcaataaagaaatcaatGAATAAAGAGATTGCAAGAGAGGCAATAAGTGTTTCTAATCGATTagattttttgatagaaaactcacaaaacaatcataaagcttgaaataaaccacacaaattaAGAAAAGCAAGTGCAAAAGacttaaatctacaagaaaatcgaAAGCAATGCACTAATCATGGAGTAATCGAAGATGAATTCGACCGGTTGTGGTAGGTcctgttggagaagaagaatcaaatgaagaaaaaagtgatttttcccaaataaatGGTCAAACTCGAGTTCCATGACCGATCGAGTACATACTTGACTGGTcgaaccacgactggtcgagtgtgtactcgattgGTTATGCACCCCTGAAAATGTGTACTCGACTTCAcatgttgaatccttagagagttttagagtagtactcattggagtatcaaaatttttttcgctctcaaattcgaactttttaattaagttcagagcatatttggtttgatagataaagaaaccatcaggtagctATTTGACTTACAACCCTAAAAAAtagtttaattctccaaccatgcttatttcaaatttagacttcataagatctgcaaactcaacaatcatgttagcacaggtagatccataaataatatcatcaacatagatttgcactattaaaatgtgatcattatatttctttacaaacaaagtcttatcaacacttcc
Proteins encoded in this window:
- the LOC131220193 gene encoding uncharacterized protein LOC131220193, producing MGNRSAIFQFYQLPIGKWRISGAFLPAAITNCQMLGRLKMKSPLSVSLYLSLSLPLPLPLRRLVSPSPVLDLSPSYSLDLSPFLSLPLSMSLSSLCLDLSFPRFLQRVVPSSISLQQLKKVEERRENRRSITFRILCNRNYSHANKTNMLKVQYKTDCEKFYGRILDNRNVVSVVEGTSKQKTAKIWSSRYPEEPYELAFNITFSEGGAEKFSKSVDDLVSAVRRQSVFFYQL